The proteins below come from a single Sorghum bicolor cultivar BTx623 chromosome 4, Sorghum_bicolor_NCBIv3, whole genome shotgun sequence genomic window:
- the LOC110434719 gene encoding serine/arginine repetitive matrix protein 1-like has protein sequence MLQDQCSENKFEHDTDGRTETDVQHAARARRRGPRRELDTDTTLEGRTKTTGTVTYAMLIELQASSHSPAGPPRRQKQRSLRWRATTLTMATAAAAAAAVSATGSSGPPLTKRPTMRQATRSRGRHQSTKSSAESRSTSHCHTLSMAIDRRDSRWSRPEEARQARTDGAGAGRTSERARTPPTRRGEKKKKRKGGTSEQLAWLQLDQGVDLPRRDWTAVDGSSQRTAQAGGEKRGGFLTSSSGGGETRNRSIDRGLVAGRSIDPRRQGSPPAGGPPRPRPSAARS, from the exons ATGCTACAGGACCAGTGTAGCGAGAACAAGTTCGAGCACGATACTGACGGGAGAACCGAGACAGACGTTCAG CACGCTGCTCGTGCTCGGCGGCGAGGCCCGCGGCGAGAACTTGACACGGACACCACCCTGGAGGGGAGGACGAAGACAACAGGAACAGTCACCTACGCCATGCTGATCGAGCTACAAGCTTCCTCCCACTCGCCGGCCGGCCCGCCG CGGCGCCAGAAGCAGCGGAGCTTGAGGTGGCGCGCGACGACATTGAcgatggcgacggcggcggccgcggccgcggcagtGTCGGCGACGGGGTCGAGCGGGCCTCCACTGACGAAGCGGCCGACGATGAGGCAGGCGACGAGGAGCAGGGGCAGGCACCAGAGCACGAAGTCGAGCGCCGAGTCGAGGTCCACGTCCCACTGCCACACCCTCAGCATGGCCATCGATCGTCGGGACTCGCGCTGGAGCCGGCCGGAGGAGGCGAGGCAAGCACGGACGGACGGAGCTGGAGCCGGACggacgagcgagcgagcgaggacGCCGCCGACGAGAAGgggagaaaaaaagaagaaaaggaaaggTGGAACCAGCGAGCAGCTAGCGTGGTTGCAGCTGGATCAAGGTGTGGACTTGCCTCGCCGCGACTGGACTGCGGTGGATGGATCGTCTCAGCGCACAGCGCAGGCCGGCGGAGAAAAAAGAGGGGGTTTTTTGAcgagcagcagcggcggcggcgagacgagaaatcgatcgatcgatcgtggGCTCGTGGCCGGCCGATCGATCGATCCCCGCAGGCAGGGCAGCCCCCCGGCTGGTGGccctccccgtccccgtccgTCCGCGGCGCGGAGCTAG
- the LOC8071641 gene encoding uncharacterized protein LOC8071641 translates to MQGGDGGGEIDRRRPDSTMDDEEMETDVPPSVRKRKMEDQPMEDEPEEEEEEEEEEEVIRACVIEGSKHADGSIYRRDTHFCHRDYWLKDTRETPMKPRIFVDPVTKKIITESISLHGCALMQIFSLKLTNHSAIAPNAAGPIMLYGFVAARDLLLPLRNYVFNRTRDDPLVLHRDPDDPSSPLPIKMASPKRAICLQVRAMIEYDLRIKRAATEEDDDEDKDLHLIDGAATFSERTPFHGTYTSRICGDHGAAVDVTLALLRHAVEARIQVSVTKVPAAGLSFSLSCYSSRIAHEIELFDGVVDRPGNIKQGSGDVVRSSFVVAVVHKSPLILCFSWLLWCTSLL, encoded by the exons ATGcagggcggcgacggcggcggcgaaatCGATCGCCGGCGACCGGACTCCACCATGGATGACGAGGAGATGGAGACAGACGTTCCTCCATCCGTCCGCAAGAGGAAGATGGAGGATCAGCCGATGGAGGATGAaccggaagaggaagaggaggaggaggaggaagaagaggtaATCCGGGCGTGCGTGATTGAGGGCAGCAAGCATGCTGACGGATCCATCTACAGGCGGGACACGCACTTCTGCCACAGAGACTACTGGCTCAAGGACACCCGCGAGA CTCCCATGAAGCCCAGAATCTTTGTGGATCCAGTCACCAAGAAAATCATAACGGAGAGCATATCACTCCACGGATGCGCCCTGATGCAGATCTTCTCGCTGAAGCTAACAAACCACTCCGCCATTGCCCCTAACGCCGCCGGTCCGATCATGCTGTACGGCTTCGTGGCTGCCCGGGACCTCCTGCTGCCTCTGCGCAACTACGTCTTCAACCGCACCCGCGACGATCCTCTCGTGCTCCACCGCGACCCAGACGACCCGTCCTCGCCGCTGCCGATAAAGATGGCCAGCCCTAAGAGGGCCATCTGTCTGCAAGTTCGTGCCATGATCGAGTATGACTTGCGGATCAAGCGCGCGGCgacggaggaggacgacgacgaggacaaGGACCTGCATCTCATCGACGGCGCCGCCACCTTCAGCGAGCGGACCCCGTTCCACGGGACCTACACGAGCCGGATCTGCGGCGACCATGGCGCGGCGGTGGACGTCACCCTGGCGCTCCTCCGCCACGCGGTGGAAGCCAGGATACAGGTCAGCGTAACCAAAGTGCCGGCGGCTGGCCTGAGCTTCTCGCTGTCCTGCTATAGCAGCAGGATCGCGCACGAGATCGAGCTCTTCGACGGCGTCGTTGATCGGCCAGGGAACATCAAGCAGGGATCAGGCGACGTCGTCAGGAGCAGCTTCGTGGTTGCTGTGGTGCACAAGTCTCCTCTGATCCTGTGCTTTTCGTGGTTGCTGTGGTGCACAAGTCTCCTCTGA
- the LOC8082902 gene encoding uncharacterized protein LOC8082902, with protein sequence MMFTEGLDESAISWIKQGTDSPAPARAPAHAPPRSPLAERPPLGQVGAPPRSPAVHARPCGAGAGVGFFSPKGLPPVRVNGTRHSGLLGRHSVLLSAADSDEWEDESVASWGMPEDCYGGGNFSETADEACSSDSSLMRRAMDRCGGGWDEEVTSQLSRKGGGGGGGIVRGQSKEFLRVEVRAAGAFAAGKCSGSGAEHPVDSMSQGHYFEGQVLGTPSAPPIAGGEEEVMFDAVETAEMDGGLEGTGVSSVADILAQDAHELPTSSIVHEDGIQNNLLAQIPSFTINVQNAWQSFVAYDACFRLCLNAWARNCMEAPDFLRDECMVLRSAFGIQNFLLHPKHNSQVDGKQVYDKDASCTIKGRKLVKQIEIEVKKIRVVPQRPKLRATSSFRNLYMQAGSEYVRQISKILKSQVTMLTSTSSTSLPEEMFTCTLELQSSCKGHQRDSISPQYLKPGTGESQLFYLESQGDVILVEVQDNNRVVIGRAKIQVSSLTDTQQDEIIRWWPLYLDDQDCVGKIQLCMNLSMSSNNYGSEKMLQGGPAVDTIIYDMVLEAAMRAQNFNSRMLHISGPWIWLLDEFSDYYGISDAYRKLRYLSYIMNVAIPTKDCLELIYELLVPVTKAREDRTLTRQERSILIDCEDRIKSLLAALFENYKSLDEHSPTGLSDLFGPITDSAAPALAPAVQIFSVLHDILSKEAQDILRNYLQTAAAKRCRRHMIETDEFLSSNNDSLLTDSMTISAAYLKMKILCINISHEIQADIKIHNQNILPSSIDLPNIAASLYSTELCKRLKGFLSSSPPSRPVQHVAELIIATYEFERDLESWQVRPVHGGVISRQLFHDYIMVWIEDTRLQLLDNCKAEKISCPAVSTISPFVEQMYEQIKESINEYGVVINRWPQYLMSLESAVADVEREIMKALEKQYMEILMPLRDGIPEKIEKQVQRLTRRQSIAPYVVPNQLGAFMNTVKRMLDVLHCRVEDILKSWGAYLTISNGNTVFGEQMNSITVMLKKKYKKYLQAIVDKLVSNAQANRNTRLKRILEETREADGESDIRDRMQAVRLQLSDSIHNLHEVFSSRIFVAICRGFWDRLGQIVLRFLESRKENRIWYRGSDYALGILDDVFASEMQKLLGNALQDKDLDPPQSVIDARSILC encoded by the exons ATGATGTTCACAGAGGGCCTCGACGAGTCGGCGATCAGCTGGATCAAGCAGGGCACGGACTCCCCAGCCCCCGCCCGCGCCCCAGCACACGCACCGCCTCGGTCGCCGCTGGCGGAGCGCCCGCCGCTGGGGCAGGTGGGGGCGCCGCCGAGGAGCCCCGCGGTGCACGCCAGGCCGTGCGGGGCCGGCGCAGGCGTCGGTTTCTTCTCCCCCAAGGGCCTCCCGCCCGTACGGGTGAACGGGACGCGCCACTCGGGCCTGCTCGGCCGCCACTCCGTGCTCCTCTCGGCCGCCGACTCCGACGAGTGGGAGGACGAGAGCGTCGCGTCGTGGGGGATGCCCGAGGACTGCTACGGCGGCGGAAACTTCTCAGAGACCGCCGATGAGGCGTGCTCCAGCGACTCCAGCCTCATGCGGAGGGCCATGGACCGATGCGGCGGTGGGTGGGACGAAGAGGTCACGTCGCAGCTGAGCAggaagggcggcggcggcggtggcgggatCGTGCGGGGGCAGTCCAAGGAGTTCCTGCGGGTGGAGGTGCGAGCGGCGGGCGCGTTCGCTGCCGGGAAGTGCTCCGGTTCCGGGGCAGAACATCCAGTGGACTCCATGTCGCAG GGACACTACTTTGAGGGTCAGGTATTGGGGACTCCTAGTGCCCCTCCAATTGCAGGGGGCGAAGAGGAGGTTATGTTTGATGCAGTTG AAACGGCTGAAATGGATGGAGGACTTGAGGGGACTGGGGTATCATCAGTAGCAGATATACTGGCccaagatgctcatgagcttcCTACGAG CTCAATTGTTCATGAAGATGGCATTCAGAATAACTTATTAGCTCAGATACCGAGCTTCACCATTAA TGTCCAAAATGCATGGCAATCTTTTGTTGCATATGATGCATGCTTCAGGCTATGTCTGAATGCATGGGCAAGAAACTGCATGGAAGCTCCAGACTTCCTTCGGGATGAGTGCATGGTGCTGCGAAGTGCCTTTGG AATACAGAATTTCTTGCTTCATCCAAAACACAATAGTCAAGTTGACGGTAAACAAGTCTATGATAAGGATGCAAGTTGTACTATAAAGGGAAGGAAACTTGTTAAACAGATTGAGATTGAAG TAAAAAAGATACGTGTTGTACCTCAAAGACCAAAGCTTCGGGCAACATCATCCTTTAGAAATCTCTACATGCAAGCTGGCAGTGAGTATGTCAGACAGATTTCTAAGATTCTGAAGAGCCAGGTTACGATGTTGACATCCACATCATCTACATCTTTGCCGGAAG AAATGTTCACATGCACTCTAGAATTGCAAAGTTCATGCAAAGGTCATCAGAGAGATTCAATTTCTCCACAATATTTGAAGCCAGGAACTGGTGAATCTCAACTCTT TTATCTAGAGAGCCAGGGGGATGTTATTCTTGTTGAAGTACAAGACAACAATAGGGTTGTCATAGGCCGTGCAAAAATTCAAGTTTCTTCATTGACTGATACTCAA CAGGATGAAATCATCAGGTGGTGGCCTCTATATCTTGATGATCAAGATTGTGTGGGAAAAATTCAGCTTtgtatgaatttatccatgtcTTCCAACAATTATGGGTCCGAAAAG ATGCTGCAAGGTGGTCCTGCAGTAGATACTATCATATATGACATGGTTCTGGAAGCGGCAATGAGGGCTCAAAATTTCAACAGCAGAATGCTTCATATCAGTGGTCCATGGATTTGGCTGTTAGATGAGTTTTCTGATTACTATGGAATATCTGATGCATATAGAAAATTGAG GTACTTATCTTACATCATGAACGTGGCAATACCAACCAAGGATTGTTTGGAACTTATATACGAACTTCTTGTTCCAGTCACAAAAGCACGGGAAGATAGAACTTTAACAAGACAAGAG AGAAGTATTTTGATAGACTGCGAAGATCGGATTAAGAGTCTCCTTGCAGCTCTGTTTGAAAATTACAAGTCACTGGATGAACATTCTCCAACTGGCTTGTCAGATTTATTTGGCCCCATAACAGATTCTGCTGCACCAGCTTTGGCACCTGCTGTTCAGATATTCAGTGTATTGCACGACATTCTCTCCAAAGAAGCACAAGACATACTTAGGAACTACTTGCAG ACTGCTGCTGCAAAAAGGTGCAGGAGGCATATGATCGAGACAGATGAATTCTTATCAAGCAATAACGACAGCCTTCTTACAGACTCTATGACTATATCTGCTGCATATCTTAAAATGAAGATACTGTGCATTAACATAAGTCACGAAATTCAAGCAGACATTAAGATTCACAATCAGAATATACTTCCAAG TTCCATAGATCTGCCAAACATAGCAGCATCCCTATATAGTACCGAACTCTGCAAGCGGCTGAAAGGTTTTCTTTCTTCAAGTCCCCCATCAAGACCAGTACAACATGTTGCTGAACTGATAATCGCAACTTATGAGTTTGAGAGAGATCTTGAATCTTGGCAAGTGAG ACCTGTTCATGGCGGCGTAATTTCGAGACAGCTATTTCATGACTACATCATGGTGTGGATTGAAGACACTCGATTGCAGTTACTTGATAACTGCAAAGCTGAGAAG ATATCATGTCCTGCAGTGTCAACAATCTCACCATTTGTTGAGCAAATGTATGAGCAAATAAAAGAGAGCATAAATGAGTATGGAGTGGTTATCAATAGATGGCCCCAATATCTGATGAGTTTAGAGAGT GCTGTTGCTGATGTTGAGAGAGAAATTATGAAGGCACTGGAGAAGCAATATATGGAGATTCTGATGCCTCTAAGAGATGGCATACCGGAAAAAATTGAGAAGCAAGTCCAGAGATTAACAAGAAGACAATCTATAGCTCCCTATGTTGTGCCAAATCAG TTAGGAGCATTCATGAACACAGTAAAAAGGATGCTAGATGTGTTACACTGCCGAGTTGAAGACATTCTCAAGTCATGGGGAGCATACCTTACTATATCAAATGGGAACACTGTTTTTGGAGAGCAAATGAACTCCATCACAGTCATGCTGAAGAAGAAGTACAAGAAATACCTGCAAGCGATAGTGGACAAGCTTGTCAGCAAT GCACAAGCTAACCGGAATACGAGGCTCAAGCGAATTCTTGAAGAAACAAGAGAGGCTGATGGTGAAAGTGACATACGAGATAGGATGCAGGCTGTCCGCCTCCAGCTCTCGGATTCCATTCACAATCTGCATGAGGTCTTCTCCAGCAGaatatttgttgctatttgccGAGGTTTCTGGGATCGGTTAGGCCAG ATCGTGTTGAGATTTCTCGAGAGCAGAAAGGAGAACAGGATTTGGTACCGTGGATCTGATTATGCTCTAGGG ATCCTTGACGATGTCTTTGCATCAGAGATGCAAAAGCTGCTGGGCAACGCCCTGCAGGACAAGGACCTGGATCCACCGCAGTCAGTGATCGACGCCCGCTCCATCCTCTGCTAG